The Rheinheimera mangrovi genome contains the following window.
GAAAAAGCTGGTGTTAACGTGAGTACGGTGCAGAGTTTAGAAAACGGTAAGCGCAGTGTTGGTCTGGAAAAAATCATCGCGATACTGCGGGCGCTGGATAAGTTGCATGAATTAGACAACTTTATGCCAAAACCTCCGGTGCGATCGGCTTCATTGCTTACCAATAAGAATCAGGTCAGAAAACGGGTCAGTAAGCGCAAAGAAGACAAGCAGGATACGGAGCCATTTCAATGGAATAAATCCATAGCTGCAAGCGGCGACTAAAAGGGGGCTGTATGGCAGGGGCAATCGAGAGAGCTGAGGTGTATCTGTGGGATACAAAAGTTGGCTCAGTTATTTGGCAAAATGACTTAGGCTACTTTGAATACGATCGGAATTTTCAACGTTCAGGTATCGAGTTGTCGCCCATTAAAATGCCGCTCAGCAACAAAGTCT
Protein-coding sequences here:
- a CDS encoding helix-turn-helix domain-containing protein — protein: MSNQAILVMLGERFLQARLNEGLEQIELAEKAGVNVSTVQSLENGKRSVGLEKIIAILRALDKLHELDNFMPKPPVRSASLLTNKNQVRKRVSKRKEDKQDTEPFQWNKSIAASGD